The proteins below are encoded in one region of Sphingobacterium sp. R2:
- the pgmB gene encoding beta-phosphoglucomutase has product MINYNTVKAVIFDLDGVLVDTAVYHFQAWHRLAEGLGYSFSLVDNEQLKGVSRIESLELILKWAGAKISDAEKADLLSLKNKWYLELIEQLSPDHLLSGSLDLLEKLQKKGIKIALGSASKNAMGILEKTGIISYFDALIDGNVVQLSKPNPAVFLKGAEALGIEPACCLVLEDAQAGIDAARAAGMQVIGIGQAEHLNGADLVVADLGALVDKF; this is encoded by the coding sequence ATGATTAATTATAATACTGTAAAAGCCGTAATATTTGATTTGGACGGTGTGTTGGTGGATACGGCGGTCTACCATTTTCAAGCCTGGCATAGATTGGCAGAAGGCTTGGGTTATTCGTTTTCTCTTGTTGACAACGAACAGCTGAAAGGGGTCAGTCGCATTGAATCCCTCGAGCTTATTTTAAAATGGGCGGGGGCGAAAATATCCGATGCTGAAAAAGCGGATTTGCTGTCACTTAAAAACAAATGGTACTTGGAGCTGATTGAACAACTCAGCCCTGACCACTTGCTTTCAGGTAGTTTAGATCTATTAGAAAAACTCCAGAAAAAGGGGATTAAGATTGCATTGGGGTCAGCCAGCAAGAACGCGATGGGCATCCTTGAAAAAACGGGGATTATCAGCTATTTCGACGCATTGATTGATGGAAATGTGGTTCAACTGTCTAAACCTAATCCAGCAGTTTTCCTGAAGGGAGCTGAGGCTTTGGGAATTGAACCGGCATGCTGTCTCGTGCTGGAAGATGCTCAAGCCGGAATAGATGCGGCAAGGGCAGCCGGCATGCAGGTGATAGGGATTGGGCAGGCTGAACATCTTAACGGAGCAGATTTAGTGGTAGCCGATTTAGGAGCCTTAGTCGATAAATTTTAG
- a CDS encoding family 65 glycosyl hydrolase domain-containing protein, producing MKTYIKHNPWQIIEDTFRPEHNEFSESIFAIGNGRMGQRANFEEEFSGKSLQGSYLAGIYYPDKTRVGWWKNGYPEYFAKVINSIDWIGLNILVNGQVLDLNKVAVKSFERRLDMQNGVLYRSFIVEMPDGAQLKVEASRMYHLFASETASLQYNIQALSGPIALEVRSHLNAEVVNRDSNYDEQFWESTAQGRDGENTFVAARTKKTGFEVYALLTTTVTGSTAVVEVQDTVTSRGCIAEIYKTELTESQICSVEKRVSIVTSQNHVAAELKEAASVNLQQLNALSYEQLKEKQATTWQAIWAESDIEISGDVAAQQAIRYNIFQLNQTYTGEDERLNIGPKGFTGEKYGGVTYWDTEAYCIPFYLATQSPNIARNLLIYRHQQLDKAIENAAKLGFTNGAALYPMVTINGEECHNEWEITFEEIHRNGAIAFAIYNYVRYTGDQDYIWSHGLEVLVAISRFWAQRVNWSAERQQYVMLGVTGPNEYENNVNNNWYTNRIASWCLEYTLDCLNKLAQLNSDIADALKTKLAIGAEEQGKWQHIIDNMYYPFDAQRGVFLQQDGFLDKELIPVAELDPAQRPINQRWSWDRILRSCYIKQADVLQGFYFLEDQFDLEALRRHYEFYEPFTVHESSLSPCVHAILAAKLNKPEKAYEFYLRTSRLDLDDYNNDTEDGLHITSMAGTWMTIVEGFAGMRIKDGKLYLNPMLPKEWEGYKFRVLFRGATLLIAVRSDGFTIENDSDTAAHIQTEAEAFILAAQSKKQVFQVR from the coding sequence ATGAAAACATATATCAAACATAACCCTTGGCAAATTATCGAAGACACCTTTCGTCCCGAACATAATGAATTTTCGGAAAGTATCTTCGCTATTGGTAATGGTCGGATGGGGCAGAGGGCTAATTTTGAAGAAGAATTCAGCGGGAAATCGTTACAGGGATCGTACCTAGCGGGTATTTATTATCCTGACAAAACACGCGTGGGCTGGTGGAAAAATGGGTATCCCGAATATTTTGCCAAGGTCATCAATTCCATCGATTGGATAGGCCTAAATATTCTAGTAAATGGGCAGGTTCTCGACCTAAACAAAGTTGCGGTCAAATCTTTTGAACGTCGCCTGGATATGCAAAATGGGGTTTTATACCGCAGTTTTATCGTGGAAATGCCTGATGGCGCACAGTTGAAGGTAGAAGCAAGCCGGATGTATCATCTGTTTGCTTCGGAAACAGCTTCATTACAGTACAATATACAGGCACTTTCCGGTCCGATTGCTTTGGAGGTCCGCTCGCATTTAAATGCTGAAGTTGTCAATCGAGACAGTAACTACGACGAGCAATTTTGGGAAAGCACAGCGCAGGGAAGAGATGGTGAAAATACCTTTGTGGCGGCGCGTACCAAGAAAACTGGCTTTGAGGTGTACGCCCTGCTTACAACTACCGTGACAGGATCTACAGCCGTTGTCGAAGTGCAAGATACGGTGACAAGTCGAGGCTGTATAGCAGAAATTTATAAGACCGAGCTAACCGAATCTCAAATTTGTAGCGTTGAAAAGCGAGTTTCCATTGTTACATCACAGAACCATGTGGCGGCAGAGCTAAAAGAGGCTGCTTCGGTCAATTTACAGCAGCTAAATGCACTGAGCTATGAGCAACTAAAGGAGAAACAGGCAACAACTTGGCAAGCGATCTGGGCAGAAAGTGATATTGAAATTAGTGGTGATGTCGCAGCACAGCAGGCAATACGCTACAATATTTTCCAGCTTAACCAGACTTATACCGGCGAAGATGAGCGCCTCAATATTGGTCCTAAAGGTTTTACAGGTGAAAAATATGGGGGTGTCACCTATTGGGATACTGAAGCTTATTGTATTCCTTTTTACCTCGCAACACAATCTCCAAATATTGCGCGTAACTTGTTGATTTATCGTCATCAGCAATTGGATAAAGCCATCGAAAATGCCGCTAAACTTGGCTTTACCAATGGAGCTGCACTTTATCCCATGGTGACGATTAATGGTGAGGAATGCCATAATGAATGGGAAATTACGTTTGAGGAAATTCATCGCAATGGAGCCATTGCATTTGCGATCTATAACTATGTCCGTTACACCGGTGATCAGGATTACATCTGGTCGCACGGCTTGGAAGTCTTGGTTGCAATAAGCCGATTCTGGGCACAGCGCGTTAATTGGAGCGCTGAGCGCCAGCAATATGTCATGTTGGGGGTGACGGGACCAAACGAGTATGAAAACAACGTAAACAACAACTGGTATACCAATCGGATTGCTTCCTGGTGCCTAGAATATACACTGGACTGTTTAAACAAGCTGGCGCAGCTAAACTCCGACATTGCTGACGCATTAAAAACGAAGTTAGCCATAGGAGCGGAAGAACAGGGAAAATGGCAGCATATTATCGATAACATGTATTATCCTTTTGATGCGCAGCGCGGGGTGTTTCTCCAACAGGATGGTTTCCTCGACAAAGAGTTAATTCCTGTGGCCGAACTTGATCCGGCTCAACGACCGATCAACCAGCGTTGGAGCTGGGATAGGATTCTACGTTCCTGTTACATCAAGCAGGCCGACGTGCTGCAGGGCTTTTACTTTCTCGAAGACCAGTTTGATCTTGAGGCCTTAAGGCGACATTATGAATTCTATGAACCGTTTACGGTGCATGAAAGCTCGCTTTCTCCTTGCGTCCATGCGATATTGGCTGCTAAGTTGAATAAACCAGAAAAAGCCTATGAATTCTATCTGCGGACCTCTCGTTTGGATCTGGATGATTATAATAACGATACCGAAGACGGTTTACATATCACTTCCATGGCGGGTACCTGGATGACAATCGTAGAGGGCTTTGCAGGAATGCGGATTAAGGACGGAAAACTGTATTTAAATCCAATGTTGCCTAAAGAGTGGGAAGGGTATAAATTCCGTGTCTTATTTCGCGGTGCGACCTTGTTGATTGCGGTACGGTCGGATGGATTTACGATCGAAAATGACAGTGACACTGCGGCCCATATCCAGACGGAGGCAGAAGCTTTCATTCTAGCTGCACAAAGCAAAAAGCAGGTGTTTCAGGTTCGGTAA
- a CDS encoding MFS transporter: MGNKPELSISQVINMSFGFLGIQMGFALQNGNASRILQTFGADVEHLSLFWLAAPITGMIVQPIIGHYSDRTWNKLGRRRPYILVGALLTTITLFLMPNAAVFTTLLAPLWIGAGLLMFMDASINVTMEPFRALIGDNLPGNQRSLGFSVQTFLIGIGAVLGSLLPFILTKYFHVQGTSEAGQVPNNVIYSFYFGGFVLLLTVLWSVFKTKEYTPQELRSFSDTLVVEQETAPILGLRAIVSDIGKMPLIMRKLGWVQFFSWFALFMMWVYTTPAIADSVFYLREGNRQDLYMEAANWVGVLFGIYNGVSALYALFIPRIAKQLGRGKTHALGLSIGGLSLISLFLIKDANLLILPMIGIGIAWGSILAMPYAILSDHLPAGKMGVYMGLFNFFITLPQIVCGFFGGMIIKYFFHSQSIYGLLLAGIFMLLAAFFVPKTKR; encoded by the coding sequence ATGGGAAATAAACCTGAATTAAGCATTAGCCAGGTCATCAATATGAGTTTTGGGTTTTTGGGCATACAAATGGGGTTTGCCTTACAAAACGGCAATGCTTCCCGTATTCTACAGACATTTGGTGCTGATGTTGAACACCTGTCGCTGTTTTGGCTTGCGGCTCCGATTACGGGGATGATTGTGCAGCCAATTATCGGGCATTATAGCGATCGAACCTGGAATAAATTGGGGCGTCGTCGGCCTTATATTTTGGTGGGTGCACTGCTGACCACCATAACCCTGTTTTTGATGCCGAATGCAGCAGTATTTACCACATTGCTAGCACCACTTTGGATAGGAGCAGGACTATTAATGTTTATGGATGCTTCCATCAATGTGACAATGGAGCCCTTTAGAGCCTTAATTGGCGATAATCTACCGGGTAATCAACGTAGTCTTGGATTCTCCGTACAAACCTTTCTGATCGGTATTGGAGCCGTATTGGGATCCTTACTTCCCTTTATACTGACAAAATATTTTCATGTGCAGGGAACTTCCGAAGCTGGTCAGGTGCCAAACAATGTGATATATTCTTTTTACTTTGGTGGTTTTGTACTGCTTCTAACGGTGTTGTGGTCGGTGTTTAAAACGAAGGAATATACGCCACAGGAATTACGGTCATTTTCCGATACCCTGGTGGTTGAACAGGAGACAGCGCCAATACTTGGTTTGCGCGCTATTGTCAGCGATATTGGTAAGATGCCATTGATCATGCGCAAACTCGGTTGGGTTCAATTCTTTTCCTGGTTTGCCCTTTTTATGATGTGGGTATATACAACTCCTGCGATTGCAGATTCGGTTTTTTACCTGCGGGAAGGGAATCGGCAGGATCTTTATATGGAGGCGGCCAATTGGGTGGGCGTGCTTTTTGGTATTTACAATGGGGTATCGGCTCTATATGCTTTGTTTATTCCGCGGATAGCCAAACAGCTCGGACGTGGAAAAACGCATGCGCTCGGCTTGTCTATTGGCGGACTTTCGTTGATTTCATTGTTTTTGATTAAAGATGCTAATCTGCTGATTCTTCCCATGATCGGTATTGGTATTGCTTGGGGAAGTATTTTAGCAATGCCGTATGCCATTTTAAGCGATCATTTGCCCGCTGGTAAAATGGGAGTTTATATGGGACTTTTCAATTTCTTCATTACGTTGCCTCAGATTGTGTGTGGTTTTTTTGGCGGAATGATTATCAAATATTTTTTTCATAGCCAATCCATTTACGGCTTGTTGTTGGCAGGCATATTTATGTTGCTGGCGGCATTCTTTGTTCCAAAGACTAAACGGTAA
- a CDS encoding two-component regulator propeller domain-containing protein yields MKRITTILILYTFLTCIYGRAQSIYFKNYQTIDGLSNSSVKCITQDVQGFLWLGTRNGLNRFDGNQFKIFRHNASDSTSIGSSSILSMLTDSKGVLWVGTTRGTYCYDPIKENFKPFKRIPIGEVNALHEYAGFIWLLSNGKLYRYNSATKEISAFDHNNTSLVAITSSTRGGLWIADDNSTIQRYQLSTNKFVHVNLKKIDQRALANTKTVYAINDSLLMIGTINSAYLFDFKNGTLKNLFSNHYPDKVIQANCIIQQTASVYWIGTETGIYTYDIYTGRIHHIKKDLLNPFAISDNAVLNFYRDREGNIWFGTYFGGFNQYSNQFNNFKKYLSGFGTSDLSGNIVHDITKDRHGNFWIGTEDGGLNKIDGQTNQIQHFAANGKQGSITHNNVHGLATVDDDLWVGSTTHGIDILDVRTGKLKKHYDRIGEGPLQSSFAVCLYKSRDNHLFVGTDRALYVYNKARDRFDLLPITAWIQGIYEDEGGILWINTYGSGVYSYNRSSGKIQQLRSEQGKKNTLVNNYVNGLFEDSKKNLWFCTESGLSKYRRDGQFKNYLTESGLPSNQVFKVLEDDNKSIWISTGGGLVRLDEGLPRRIIYTSRDGLPADQFNYNSAFKDNDGTLYFGTIKGMVSFNPTKSIKNNFVPPIFISGIQINNANIAVRENGILKESISTAKEIQLTYDRSNISFNIAALSFVSPKSNAYRYTMEGYDKDWTDITGNQKIYYNKLPPGTYTFKFKGANNNRVWNPAEKKLRIVVSPPWWLSRWAYVLYFLTFGTITLLGLRYYLLLLKANNAQKMDSFERKKEQEIYALKLEFFTNLAHEIRTPLTLIKMPLEKIINNQKFTDQETAQDLALIEKNTTRLIRLTNQLLDFRKAETNNMSLIFTKTDINTLLAEVFHDFNYLAKDKHLRYDLSLPRISLTAYVDEEALRKVFTNLIHNAIKYAEHEVYVKLLPFNSDDIMFNIEFQNDGLLIPFEKKEKIFEPFYRLNESDKDTGTGIGLPLSRSLVELHQGTLSVVHLEDNRNIFLLSIPIFQEQSLDIQSFQEDFEEHVLHDRSDEQEEEKPVILLVEDNKEILAYLNKELKTSYTILRAGNGAEALEILDQENVQLVLTDIMMPIMDGLALCKRIKTDILYSHIPVIFLTAKNALDSKIQGLKNGADAYIEKPFSLEFLMVQIRNILKNRKIIQNYLTNYSGSTLMDINVSAPDKDFISQLNTVIYENISVIDLNVDGLAKLMHMSRPTLYRKIKGLSDLTPNELINISRLKKAAELLTQKEYNITQVSTMVGYTVQSNFSRDFNKHYGMSPSSYIIENS; encoded by the coding sequence TTGAAAAGAATAACCACCATATTAATTTTATACACCTTCTTAACATGTATCTATGGGCGGGCACAATCCATCTATTTTAAAAATTATCAAACCATCGATGGCCTCTCTAATAGTTCCGTCAAGTGTATTACACAGGATGTTCAAGGCTTTCTATGGCTCGGCACAAGAAATGGCCTCAATCGTTTCGATGGTAATCAATTTAAGATATTTAGACACAATGCTTCAGATTCGACAAGTATTGGAAGCTCCTCTATCTTGAGCATGCTCACCGACAGTAAAGGCGTCCTATGGGTGGGAACGACTCGCGGCACTTACTGCTACGATCCCATAAAAGAGAATTTCAAACCTTTTAAGCGTATTCCAATCGGCGAAGTAAATGCCCTACACGAATATGCGGGATTTATCTGGTTGCTTTCCAATGGCAAACTTTATCGTTATAATTCCGCGACAAAAGAAATTTCGGCATTTGACCATAACAACACTTCGCTGGTAGCAATCACCAGCAGTACGAGGGGTGGATTGTGGATCGCAGACGATAACAGTACGATACAAAGATATCAGCTTAGCACCAATAAATTTGTCCATGTCAATCTCAAAAAGATTGATCAACGAGCGCTAGCAAATACCAAAACCGTCTATGCAATCAACGATTCGCTGCTGATGATTGGGACAATCAATTCGGCCTATCTGTTTGATTTCAAAAATGGAACATTGAAAAACTTATTTTCAAACCATTACCCTGACAAAGTTATCCAGGCAAACTGCATTATTCAACAGACAGCATCCGTATATTGGATCGGAACAGAAACTGGAATATATACCTATGATATTTACACAGGACGGATCCACCACATTAAAAAAGATCTGCTCAACCCATTTGCGATATCGGACAATGCAGTCTTAAATTTCTATCGCGATCGGGAAGGCAATATTTGGTTTGGGACATATTTTGGTGGTTTTAACCAGTACAGCAACCAATTCAATAATTTCAAAAAGTATTTGTCCGGATTTGGAACATCCGACCTATCAGGCAATATCGTGCACGATATCACCAAAGATCGTCATGGAAATTTCTGGATAGGAACAGAAGATGGCGGTCTAAATAAAATAGATGGGCAAACAAACCAGATTCAGCACTTCGCTGCCAATGGCAAACAGGGAAGTATTACACATAATAACGTTCATGGGTTGGCCACCGTCGACGACGATCTTTGGGTAGGTTCTACGACTCATGGTATTGACATTCTGGACGTAAGAACAGGAAAATTAAAAAAGCATTACGACCGTATTGGTGAGGGACCATTACAAAGCAGCTTTGCCGTTTGCCTCTATAAGTCTCGAGACAACCACCTATTTGTAGGGACCGATCGCGCTTTATATGTCTACAATAAAGCGCGTGACCGTTTTGACCTTCTCCCCATTACTGCTTGGATACAAGGTATTTATGAAGACGAAGGGGGTATACTCTGGATCAACACCTATGGAAGTGGTGTCTATAGCTATAACCGCAGTTCGGGAAAAATTCAGCAGTTACGGTCTGAACAAGGCAAAAAAAATACACTCGTCAATAATTATGTCAATGGCCTATTTGAAGACAGCAAAAAAAACTTATGGTTTTGTACCGAAAGCGGCCTTTCAAAATACCGTCGTGATGGTCAATTTAAAAATTATCTGACCGAATCGGGATTACCTTCCAATCAAGTATTCAAGGTGCTGGAAGATGACAACAAAAGCATTTGGATATCTACCGGCGGTGGTCTGGTCAGATTGGATGAAGGGCTCCCCCGTAGGATCATTTATACGTCCAGAGATGGACTTCCAGCGGATCAATTTAATTATAATTCAGCTTTTAAGGATAATGACGGGACTTTATATTTCGGAACTATTAAAGGAATGGTAAGTTTCAACCCTACAAAATCCATTAAGAATAACTTTGTCCCCCCCATATTCATTAGTGGCATCCAAATCAACAACGCAAACATAGCTGTACGTGAAAATGGGATACTAAAAGAATCCATATCCACAGCAAAAGAAATCCAGCTGACCTACGATAGATCCAATATTAGCTTTAATATTGCAGCGTTAAGTTTTGTTTCACCAAAAAGTAATGCCTATCGGTATACTATGGAAGGTTACGATAAAGACTGGACCGATATTACAGGCAATCAAAAAATCTATTACAATAAACTTCCTCCGGGCACTTATACGTTTAAGTTCAAAGGTGCAAACAATAATAGGGTTTGGAATCCCGCGGAAAAAAAACTACGCATCGTTGTTTCGCCCCCCTGGTGGTTGTCTCGCTGGGCATATGTGCTCTATTTTCTAACTTTCGGAACAATTACCTTGCTCGGTTTACGCTATTATCTACTGCTTTTAAAGGCTAATAATGCGCAAAAGATGGATAGTTTCGAACGGAAAAAAGAGCAGGAAATATACGCGCTCAAGTTGGAGTTTTTTACCAACCTCGCTCATGAGATTCGTACCCCGCTCACCTTAATCAAAATGCCCCTGGAGAAAATAATAAATAATCAAAAATTCACCGATCAGGAAACGGCTCAGGACCTTGCTCTGATCGAAAAAAATACAACGCGATTAATTCGCCTCACCAATCAGTTACTGGATTTTAGAAAAGCAGAAACAAACAATATGAGCCTTATCTTTACAAAAACCGATATCAATACCCTTTTGGCCGAGGTATTTCACGATTTCAATTACCTCGCCAAAGACAAACATTTGCGTTACGACCTAAGTCTTCCACGTATCAGTCTTACAGCCTACGTAGATGAAGAGGCCCTTCGAAAAGTTTTTACAAACCTCATCCACAATGCAATAAAATATGCAGAGCACGAAGTCTACGTCAAACTGCTTCCATTCAATAGCGATGACATTATGTTCAATATTGAATTTCAAAATGATGGTCTGCTTATACCCTTTGAGAAGAAAGAAAAAATTTTTGAGCCCTTTTATCGACTAAACGAATCCGACAAAGATACCGGAACAGGAATTGGCCTGCCCCTTTCACGTTCTTTGGTCGAACTGCATCAAGGAACATTATCCGTTGTGCATCTGGAAGATAACCGCAACATATTCCTGCTATCAATCCCAATTTTTCAGGAACAATCCCTGGATATCCAGTCATTTCAGGAAGATTTTGAAGAGCATGTATTACATGATAGATCGGATGAACAGGAGGAAGAAAAGCCAGTGATTCTGCTCGTCGAGGATAATAAAGAAATATTAGCCTACCTCAATAAAGAGTTGAAAACCAGCTATACTATTCTACGGGCAGGGAATGGTGCCGAGGCCTTAGAAATATTAGATCAAGAGAATGTACAACTTGTACTAACAGATATTATGATGCCCATTATGGATGGTCTGGCGCTATGCAAACGCATTAAAACAGATATTTTGTATAGCCATATTCCCGTGATTTTTCTAACGGCAAAAAATGCGCTCGATTCAAAGATTCAAGGGTTAAAAAATGGTGCTGATGCTTACATCGAAAAACCCTTCTCGCTCGAATTCCTCATGGTACAAATACGTAATATCCTTAAAAACCGCAAAATTATCCAGAATTATTTGACCAATTATTCCGGATCCACCTTGATGGATATCAATGTATCGGCACCCGACAAAGATTTTATCAGCCAGCTCAATACTGTAATTTATGAAAATATTTCAGTGATAGACCTCAATGTGGATGGACTTGCCAAACTCATGCATATGAGCCGCCCAACCCTTTACCGTAAAATTAAAGGGCTATCCGACCTAACGCCCAATGAATTGATCAATATTTCACGATTAAAAAAAGCGGCAGAACTGCTTACCCAGAAAGAATACAACATTACCCAAGTATCAACGATGGTAGGTTACACCGTGCAATCCAATTTTTCCAGGGACTTCAATAAGCATTATGGCATGTCGCCGAGCAGCTATATTATTGAAAACAGTTAG